One window of the Camelina sativa cultivar DH55 chromosome 1, Cs, whole genome shotgun sequence genome contains the following:
- the LOC104785069 gene encoding cytochrome P450 705A20-like: MTVDFQNCFSFILLLCFFSLLCHSLFSKKLKDQKVGYALPPSPPSLPIIGHLHHLLSSLAHKSLQKLSSKYGPLLYLRIFNFPLVLVSSASAAYEIFKAHDLNISSRDNPPIDEPLLIGSSVFVGAPYGDYWKFMKKLLVTKLLGPQALERSRGVRADELERFYTSLLDKAMKKQSVEICKEATKLIINSICQMSMGRSFSEESGEAERVRGLVTELDGLTKKVLLVNILRWPLEKLGISLFKKEIMYVSDNFDEILERVLVEHEEKLDKQKGNDLMDALLEAYADENSEHKITRNHIKSMFVELFLGGTDTSAQTIQWTMAEITNNPNILKRLREEIDSVVGKTRLIQETDLPKLPYLEYVVKEGLRLHPPLPLVVRTFQRSCEIKGFYVPEKTTLVVNTYAVMRDPISWEDPEEFKPERFLLGKEDERRALKHIAFGSGRRGCPGSNLASIFIGTVIGTMVQCFDWRIKGDKVEMDEAGGLNLTMAHPLKLTPIPRTKPLIF, translated from the exons ATGACCGTTGACTTTCAAAACTGCTTCAGTTTCATActcctcctctgcttcttctcccttctctgTCACTCTCTCTTTTCCAAGAAACTAAAGGATCAAAAGGTTGGCTATGCTTTGCCTCCGAGCCCGCCATCTCTTCCCATCATAGGCCATCTTCACCATCTCCTCTCTTCCCTAGCACACAAATCTTTACAGAAGCTCTCATCTAAGTATGGACCTCTCCTATATCTCCGCATCTTCAACTTCCCTCTAGTCCTCGTATCCTCGGCCTCTGCGGCTTACGAGATCTTCAAGGCCCATGACTTGAACATCTCATCTCGCGACAACCCTCCAATCGACGAGCCTCTCTTAATCGGGTCTTCAGTCTTTGTGGGTGCTCCTTATGGAGATTATTGGAAGTTCATGAAGAAGCTCTTGGTTACAAAGCTGCTGGGGCCACAGGCACTGGAGCGGTCAAGAGGCGTCCGTGCGGATGAGCTAGAGCGGTTTTACACAAGCCTGCTCGATAAGGCGATGAAGAAGCAGAGCGTTGAGATTTGTAAGGAAGCAACGAAGCTTATTATCAACAGCATCTGCCAGATGAGCATGGGAAGGAGTTTCTCAGAGGAGAGTGGTGAGGCTGAGAGAGTTAGAGGTTTGGTCACCGAGTTAGATGGCTTGACGAAGAAGGTTTTGTTGGTAAACATATTGCGTTGGCCGCTAGAGAAGCTTGGAATCTCACTGTTCAAAAAGGAGATAATGTATGTTTCCGACAACTTTGATGAAATACTTGAGAGAGTTCTTGTGGAACATGAAGAGAAACTAGACAAGCAAAAAGGTAACGACCTGATGGATGCGTTGTTGGAAGCTTATGCAGACGAAAACTCAGAGCATAAGATCACTAGGAACCACATCAAGTCGATGTTCGTG GAGCTTTTCCTTGGAGGCACTGATACCTCAGCGCAAACTATACAATGGACAATGGCTGAAATCACTAACAACCCTAACATTCttaagagattgagagaagaaatcgATTCCGTTGTAGGGAAGACAAGGTTGATTCAAGAAACGGATCTACCGAAGCTGCCTTATTTGGAATATGTAGTCAAAGAAGGACTAAGATTGCACCCGCCATTGCCTCTCGTGGTAAGGACGTTCCAAAGAAGTTGTGAGATCAAAGGGTTCTACGTACCAGAGAAGACAACACTTGTAGTAAATACTTATGCTGTGATGAGAGATCCTATTTCTTGGGAAGATCCTGAAGAGTTTAAGCCAGAGAGGTTTCTTTTAGGGAAAGAGGATGAGAGAAGAGCCCTGAAGCACATTGCTTTCGGAAGCGGAAGGAGAGGCTGTCCTGGATCAAATCTAGCTTCTATTTTCATAGGTACCGTAATTGGAACGATGGTGCAGTGCTTTGACTGGAGAATCAAAGGAGACAAGGTCGAAATGGATGAGGCTGGAGGACTTAACTTGACCATGGCTCATCCCCTGAAGTTGACTCCTATTCCTCGAACCAAACCTTTAATTTTCTAA
- the LOC104785078 gene encoding cytochrome P450 705A5-like isoform X2 — translation MKKLLVKHLLGPHALDRSRGVRAEELDRFYKNLFDKAMNKESVDICAEALKLSNNSTCKMIMGRSCSEENGEAESVRALATEIDALTKKILLANMLRSGFRKLVLTLLRREMMDVSCRFDELLERILVEHEEKLDMHQQGTDLLDVLLAAYRDENAEHKISRNHIKSFFADLLFASTDTLVQTTQWAMAELINNPNVLERLRGEIDSVVGKIRLVQETDLPNLPYLQAVVKEVLRLHPPGPVFGRFSQEGCRVGGFYVPEKTTFMVNAYAVMRDPDSWEDPDEFKPERFLASPRSDQEKERREQAIKYISFGSGRRSCPGENLAYFFIGTAIGVMVQGFEWKIKEEKVNMDEAVVGLSLTMAHPLKITPVSRTLRSLT, via the exons ATGAAGAAGCTCCTGGTCAAGCACTTGCTTGGACCCCATGCACTCGACCGGTCACGAGGAGTCCGTGCAGAGGAGCTAGATCGGTTTTACAAGAACCTGTTTGATAAGGCCATGAATAAGGAGAGCGTGGATATCTGTGCGGAAGCGTTGAAGCTCAGTAACAATAGCACCTGCAAGATGATTATGGGGAGGAGCTGTTCAGAGGAGAATGGTGAAGCTGAGAGCGTCAGGGCTTTGGCTACCGAGATAGATGCTTTGACAAAGAAGATTTTGTTGGCAAACATGTTGCGCTCGGGGTTTAGAAAGCTTGTTTTAACACTGTTAAGAAGGGAAATGATGGATGTTTCCTGCAGATTTGATGAGCTGCTCGAAAGGATCCTTGTGGAACACGAAGAGAAACTAGACATGCATCAACAAGGTACGGACTTGCTGGACGTATTATTGGCAGCTTATCGGGATGAAAATGCCGAGCATAAGATCTCTAGGAACCATATCAAGTCGTTTTTCGCG GATCTCTTATTTGCAAGCACTGACACCTTGGTGCAAACAACACAGTGGGCAATGGCGGagctcattaacaatcctaatGTTCTTGAGAGATTAAGAGGAGAAATTGATTCTGTGGTAGGAAAAATAAGGTTGGTTCAAGAAACTGATTTACCAAACCTCCCTTATTTGCAAGCGGTGGTCAAGGAAGTGCTAAGACTACACCCGCCGGGGCCTGTCTTTGGAAGATTCTCCCAAGAAGGGTGTAGAGTCGGAGGGTTCTATGTACCGGAGAAAACAACCTTTATGGTTAATGCTTATGCTGTGATGAGAGATCCTGATTCTTGGGAAGATCCTGATGAGTTTAAACCAGAGAGGTTTCTAGCTTCTCCAAGATCAGATcaggagaaggagagaagagagcAAGCAATTAAGTACATTTCTTTCGGAAGTGGAAGGAGAAGCTGTCCTGGAGAAAATCTAGCTTATTTCTTTATTGGAACTGCAATTGGAGTGATGGTGCAGGGATTTGAGTggaaaatcaaagaagagaaagttaaCATGGATGAGGCTGTAGTAGGACTGAGCTTGACCATGGCTCATCCTCTTAAGATCACCCCTGTTTCTCGAACCCTAAGATCATTAACATAG
- the LOC104785086 gene encoding cytochrome P450 705A5-like, which translates to MAAVFIVDFEKCFIFMFLCILFLLICYPLFFNKLKSSQAGFDLPPSPPSLPIIGHLHLLLSTLTHKSLQKLSSKYGPLLHLCIFNVPVIFVSSASVAYEIFRAHDVNISFRGNPPIGESLLVGSSGFFTAPYGDYWKFMKKLMVTKLLGPQALERSQRIRADELERFYLSLFDKAMKNESVEISKEAMKLINNSICKMIMGRSCSEENGEAERVRGLVTESTALTKKIFMANMLHRPLKKLGISLFKKEIMSVSCRFSEVLDRILEEHGEKLDEDQEMDMMGLLLAAYRDKNAECKITRNQIKSLFVDLVVAGTDTSRHATQWTMAEIINNPKVLEILRQEIDSVVGRTRLVQETDLPNLPYLQAIVKEGLRLHPPGPLFARTARERCMIGGFHVQENTPLVINAYAVMRDPDFWEEPNEFKPERFLGTGKEDKREQALKYIPFGSGRRGCPGVNLAYILVGTAIGVMVQCFDWKIKGGDKVNMEESRGALVLTMANPLNCIPIVRTPNLQIPCSS; encoded by the exons ATGGCAGCAGTATTTATTGTCGACTTTGAAAAGTGCTTCATCTTTATGTTCCTCTGCATCCTTTTTTTACTCATATGTTACCCTCTCTTCTTCAATAAACTAAAGAGCTCACAGGCTGGCTTTGATTTGCCTCCAAGCCCTCCTTCTCTGCCAATCATTGGTCATCTTCACTTGCTCCTCTCTACTCTAACCCACAAGTCCTTACAGAAACTCTCCTCCAAGTATGGACCTCTCCTCCATCTCTGCATCTTCAATGTCCCTGTAATATTTGTTTCCTCGGCTTCTGTGGCGTACGAGATCTTCAGGGCACATGATGTGAACATATCTTTTCGGGGAAACCCCCCAATCGGGGAGTCCCTCTTGGTTGGATCTTCTGGATTTTTCACCGCTCCTTATGGAGACTACTGGAAGTTCATGAAGAAGCTAATGGTCACGAAACTACTCGGACCTCAGGCACTAGAGCGGTCACAACGCATCCGTGCAGATGAGCTAGAACGGTTTTACTTGAGTCTGTTTGATAAGGCAATGAAGAACGAGAGCGTTGAGATTAGTAAGGAAGCAATGAAGCTCATTAACAATAGCATCTGCAAGATGATTATGGGGAGGAGTTGTTCTGAGGAGAATGGTGAGGCGGAGAGAGTTAGAGGCTTGGTGACGGAGTCAACTGCTTTGACAAAGAAGATTTTCATGGCAAACATGTTGCACAGGCCCCTTAAGAAGCTTGGAATCTCACTGTTCAAAAAGGAGATAATGAGTGTTTCCTGCAGATTCAGTGAAGTGCTGGATAGGATTCTTGAGGAACATGGAGAGAAACTTGACGAAGATCAAGAAATGGACATGATGGGCTTGTTGTTGGCAGCTTACCGGGACAAAAATGCAGAGTGTAAGATCACGAGGAACCAAATTAAGTCGTTGTTCGTG GATCTTGTTGTTGCAGGCACTGACACCTCGAGACATGCAACACAGTGGACAATGGCAGAGATTATAAACAACCCTAAGGTTCTTGAGATCTTAAGACAAGAGATCGATTCCGTTGTAGGGAGAACAAGGTTGGTTCAAGAAACAGACCTACCAAACCTCCCTTATTTGCAAGCGATTGTGAAGGAAGGACTGAGACTGCACCCACCAGGGCCTCTATTTGCAAGGACAGCCCGTGAAAGGTGTATGATCGGAGGGTTTCATGTACAGGAGAACACACCACTAGTTATTAATGCTTATGCTGTGATGAGAGATCCTGATTTTTGGGAAGAGCCTAATGAGTTTAAGCCAGAGAGGTTTCTAGGAACAGGAAAAGAAGACAAGAGAGAACAAGCACTCAAGTACATTCCTTTTGGTAGCGGAAGGAGAGGCTGCCCTGGAGTAAATCTAGCTTACATTCTTGTTGGAACAGCGATTGGGGTGATGGTGCAATGCTTTGACTGGAAAATCAAAGGAGGAGATAAGGTTAATATGGAAGAGTCTCGTGGAGCATTGGTCTTGACTATGGCTAACCCTCTTAACTGCATTCCTATTGTTCGAACCCCGAACCTGCAGATTCCCTGTTCCTCCTGA
- the LOC104785051 gene encoding cytochrome P450 705A20-like — translation MAALIVDFQNCFFLILLCLFSLLCYFFIFKKPKYSRLVAYGCDLPPSPPSLPIIGHSHLLLSSLAHKSLQKLSSKYGPLLHLRVFNFPVVLVSSSSMAYEIFKAHDLNISSRDNPSVDDSILIGTSVFGSAPYGDYFKYMKKLLVTKLLGPQALERSRGIRARELERFHSNLLDKAMKKESVEIGKEATKLINNSLWRMSMGRIFSEENDEAERIRVLVTELDGLTKKVLFATLLRKPLEKLGISLFKKEILYVSNSFDEVLERVLAEHEQKLDEHQDRDMVDVLLAAYGDENAEHKISRNHIKAFFVELLFAGTDTSAQSIQWTMAEIINNPNILGRLREEIDYVVGKTRLIQEIDLPKLPYLQAVVKEGLRLHPPLPLFVRTFQEGCKIGGFYVPEKTTLVGNAYVMMRDPNVWEDPEECKPGRFLPSSRLGQEDERREQALKYIPFGSGRRGCPGSNLGYIFIETAVGLMVQCFDWRIKGDKVNMDEAGGLNLSMAHPLKCTPVPRN, via the exons ATGGCAGCACTCATCGTTGACTTTCAAAACTGCTTCTTCCTAATCCTCTTATGCCTCTTCTCACTCCTCTGCTACTTTTTCATCTTCAAGAAACCTAAGTACTCACGTCTTGTCGCCTATGGCTGTGATTTGCCTCCAAGCCCTCCATCACTTCCGATCATAGGCCATTCTCACCTTCTCCTCTCTTCCCTAGCTCACAAATCTTTACAGAAACTCTCATCCAAGTATGGACCTCTCCTCCATCTCCGCGTCTTCAACTTCCCTGTAGTCCTTGTCTCCTCGTCCTCCATGGCCTACGAGATCTTTAAGGCTCATGACTTGAACATCTCGTCTCGCGACAACCCCTCAGTCGACGATTCCATCTTGATTGGAACTTCTGTCTTTGGTAGTGCTCCTTATGGAGATTATTTTAAGTACATGAAGAAGCTCCTGGTTACTAAGCTGCTCGGACCACAGGCACTTGAGCGGTCACGAGGCATCCGTGCGAGAGAGCTAGAGCGGTTTCATTCAAACCTTCTTGATAAGGCGATGAAGAAGGAGAGTGTTGAGATTGGTAAGGAAGCAACAAAGCTCATTAACAACAGCCTCTGGAGGATGAGCATGGGGAGAATTTTTTCAGAGGAGAATGATGAGGCTGAGAGAATCAGGGTATTGGTTACTGAGTTAGATGGCTTGACAAAAAAGGTTTTGTTTGCAACTTTGCTGCGCAAGCCCCTTGAGAAGCTTGGAATCTCTTTGTTTAAAAAGGAGATCCTGTATGTTTCCAACAGCTTTGACGAGGTACTGGAGAGGGTTCTTGCGGAACATGAACAGAAACTAGATGAGCATCAAGATAGGGACATGGTGGACGTGTTGTTGGCAGCTTATGGAGATGAGAACGCAGAGCATAAGATTTCCAGGAACCACATCAAGGCGTTTTTCGTG GAGCTTTTATTTGCAGGTACTGACACCTCAGCACAATCAATTCAGTGGACAATGGCAGAGATCATTAACAACCCCAACATTCTTGggagattgagagaagaaatcgATTATGTGGTAGGGAAGACAAGGTTGATTCAAGAAATTGATCTACCAAAGCTCCCCTATTTGCAAGCGGTGGTTAAGGAAGGATTGAGATTGCACCCGCCATTGCCTCTCTTTGTAAGGACGTTCCAAGAAGGATGTAAGATTGGAGGTTTCTACGTACCAGAAAAGACAACACTTGTTGGTAATGCGTATGTTATGATGAGAGATCCGAATGTTTGGGAAGACCCTGAGGAGTGTAAACCAGGGAGGTTTCTACCTTCTTCAAGATTAGGGCAAGAAGATGAAAGACGAGAGCAAGCGCTTAAGTACATTCCTTTCGGTAGTGGAAGGAGAGGCTGTCCTGGCTCAAATCTGGGTTATATCTTTATTGAAACCGCAGTTGGATTGATGGTGCAATGCTTTGACTGGAGGATCAAAGGAGACAAGGTTAACATGGATGAGGCTGGAGGACTAAACTTGTCCATGGCTCATCCTCTGAAGTGCACTCCTGTTCCTCGAAACTAG
- the LOC104785078 gene encoding cytochrome P450 705A5-like isoform X1, with the protein MIIVDFQNCFIFILVCFFSLLCYSLIFRKPKYPRLDFDLPPSPPSLPVIGHLHLLLSVLIHRSLQKLSTKYGSILYLRVFSFPVVLVSSASIAYEIFRAHDVNISSRGFPPTDDSFFAGSFSFISAPYGDYWKFMKKLLVKHLLGPHALDRSRGVRAEELDRFYKNLFDKAMNKESVDICAEALKLSNNSTCKMIMGRSCSEENGEAESVRALATEIDALTKKILLANMLRSGFRKLVLTLLRREMMDVSCRFDELLERILVEHEEKLDMHQQGTDLLDVLLAAYRDENAEHKISRNHIKSFFADLLFASTDTLVQTTQWAMAELINNPNVLERLRGEIDSVVGKIRLVQETDLPNLPYLQAVVKEVLRLHPPGPVFGRFSQEGCRVGGFYVPEKTTFMVNAYAVMRDPDSWEDPDEFKPERFLASPRSDQEKERREQAIKYISFGSGRRSCPGENLAYFFIGTAIGVMVQGFEWKIKEEKVNMDEAVVGLSLTMAHPLKITPVSRTLRSLT; encoded by the exons ATGATCATAGTTGACTTCCAAAACTGCTTCATTTTCATCCTCGTATGCTTCTTCTCACTACTCTGTTACTCTCTAATCTTCAGGAAGCCAAAGTACCCTCGACTTGACTTTGATTTACCTCCGAGCCCTCCGTCTCTTCCGGTCATCGgtcatcttcaccttcttctctctgttctaATCCACAGATCTTTACAGAAACTCTCCACCAAGTACGGATCTATTCTCTATCTCCGGGTCTTCAGTTTTCCTGTAGTCCTCGTCTCCTCAGCCTCCATTGCTTATGAGATCTTCAGGGCACACGACGTGAACATCTCGTCTCGTGGCTTCCCTCCGACAGATGATTCCTTTTTTGCCGGATCTTTCAGCTTCATCTCTGCTCCCTATGGAGATTACTGGAAGTTCATGAAGAAGCTCCTGGTCAAGCACTTGCTTGGACCCCATGCACTCGACCGGTCACGAGGAGTCCGTGCAGAGGAGCTAGATCGGTTTTACAAGAACCTGTTTGATAAGGCCATGAATAAGGAGAGCGTGGATATCTGTGCGGAAGCGTTGAAGCTCAGTAACAATAGCACCTGCAAGATGATTATGGGGAGGAGCTGTTCAGAGGAGAATGGTGAAGCTGAGAGCGTCAGGGCTTTGGCTACCGAGATAGATGCTTTGACAAAGAAGATTTTGTTGGCAAACATGTTGCGCTCGGGGTTTAGAAAGCTTGTTTTAACACTGTTAAGAAGGGAAATGATGGATGTTTCCTGCAGATTTGATGAGCTGCTCGAAAGGATCCTTGTGGAACACGAAGAGAAACTAGACATGCATCAACAAGGTACGGACTTGCTGGACGTATTATTGGCAGCTTATCGGGATGAAAATGCCGAGCATAAGATCTCTAGGAACCATATCAAGTCGTTTTTCGCG GATCTCTTATTTGCAAGCACTGACACCTTGGTGCAAACAACACAGTGGGCAATGGCGGagctcattaacaatcctaatGTTCTTGAGAGATTAAGAGGAGAAATTGATTCTGTGGTAGGAAAAATAAGGTTGGTTCAAGAAACTGATTTACCAAACCTCCCTTATTTGCAAGCGGTGGTCAAGGAAGTGCTAAGACTACACCCGCCGGGGCCTGTCTTTGGAAGATTCTCCCAAGAAGGGTGTAGAGTCGGAGGGTTCTATGTACCGGAGAAAACAACCTTTATGGTTAATGCTTATGCTGTGATGAGAGATCCTGATTCTTGGGAAGATCCTGATGAGTTTAAACCAGAGAGGTTTCTAGCTTCTCCAAGATCAGATcaggagaaggagagaagagagcAAGCAATTAAGTACATTTCTTTCGGAAGTGGAAGGAGAAGCTGTCCTGGAGAAAATCTAGCTTATTTCTTTATTGGAACTGCAATTGGAGTGATGGTGCAGGGATTTGAGTggaaaatcaaagaagagaaagttaaCATGGATGAGGCTGTAGTAGGACTGAGCTTGACCATGGCTCATCCTCTTAAGATCACCCCTGTTTCTCGAACCCTAAGATCATTAACATAG